A DNA window from Anastrepha ludens isolate Willacy chromosome 6, idAnaLude1.1, whole genome shotgun sequence contains the following coding sequences:
- the LOC128865977 gene encoding uncharacterized protein LOC128865977, producing MRSLNISERKKDYVAHRLRVKNAKSVVNSQPPSRVASRPQREMTFTEMLNSVRTAIQRSSNTRTFTNAPVSMAPSATGTTLTTASTTSPRRLAKSRIKLMKNDALSIGGCEKSTMLLYDCNSCGSTGCCCTCGDAGDGRHTVESRVDRHEKFKRKMGSDKGSGDYNRNSCTNGSIYKGGGGFNGNNGCTAHTEETQLANDVEVVQPSSAEKRAAYQHARLSMPLRSFWHRITRKEWNNDTRVPQKPHRVAAEMNKSHRRRCTQPLTTTDAFHSNGSPSLKRTTNATQDAVIHCGIPQHVIKRYQDLTVSNDEPMLRRLLRPRVFFDLEVKGLRPLGRIVIQLFTEACPEVVLEFVRMCTAENSERMSFTRLFPPLWLEGELALTDNKTLTAPNIEHDTNVLDHGCGAGVLSFPSRYVRGSKRRFLSFSISFKPLQVLNGKRIAFGRVRRGFWILDTVQDYGTNSGKPQRDIIVTSCGMCK from the coding sequence ATGCGTTCCTTGAACATCAGTGAGCGCAAGAAGGATTATGTGGCGCATCGGTTGCGCGTGAAAAATGCCAAGAGTGTGGTGAACAGCCAGCCGCCGAGCCGTGTTGCAAGTCGACCACAACGTGAAATGACATTCACTGAGATGTTGAACTCGGTACGCACAGCCATTCAGCGCAGCAGTAATACGCGTACCTTCACCAATGCACCAGTCTCGATGGCACCATCGGCCACCGGCACTACTTTGACCACTGCCTCAACCACATCACCACGCCGACTCGCCAAATCGCGCATAAAGCTAATGAAAAACGATGCGCTTTCGATTGGTGGCTGCGAGAAATCGACGATGCTGCTATACGACTGCAATTCATGTGGCTCTACTGGTTGCTGCTGCACATGTGGTGACGCTGGCGATGGGCGGCACACTGTGGAATCACGCGTTGATAGACACGAGAAGTTCAAACGGAAGATGGGATCCGATAAAGGAAGCGGTGATTATAATAGGAATTCTTGCACAAATGGATCGATATATAAGGGTGGTGGGGGTTTCAATGGCAACAATGGCTGTACTGCTCATACCGAGGAAACGCAATTGGCGAACGATGTGGAAGTAGTGCAGCCATCGTCTGCCGAGAAACGCGCAGCCTACCAACATGCACGCCTATCGATGCCTTTGCGCTCATTCTGGCATCGCATCACCCGCAAGGAGTGGAACAATGACACGCGTGTGCCACAAAAACCTCATCGTGTCGCCGCCGAAATGAATAAATCTCATCGTAGGCGCTGCACTCAGCCCTTGACAACAACAGACGCATTTCATAGCAATGGTAGTCCATCACTTAAGCGCACAACAAATGCAACCCAAGATGCGGTGATACATTGTGGCATTCCGCAGCATGTGATAAAACGTTATCAGGATCTAACTGTATCTAACGATGAGCCAATGTTGCGTCGCCTGTTGCGTCCACGCGTCTTCTTCGATCTTGAAGTGAAGGGCCTACGCCCGTTGGGTCGCATCGTTATACAGCTCTTTACGGAGGCCTGCCCGGAGGTGGTACTGGAATTTGTGCGCATGTGCACTGCGGAGAATAGTGAGCGAATGAGCTTTACGCGTCTCTTTCCGCCGCTGTGGTTGGAGGGCGAACTGGCGTTGACTGACAACAAAACACTGACGGCGCCCAACATCGAACACGACACGAATGTGTTGGATCATGGTTGCGGTGCCGGTGTGCTGTCGTTCCCTAGCCGCTATGTGCGTGGCAGTAAGCGCCGCTTTCTCAGCTTTTCCATCAGCTTCAAACCGCTGCAGGTGCTGAATGGCAAGCGTATCGCATTTGGACGCGTGAGACGTGGCTTTTGGATACTTGACACCGTGCAGGATTATGGCACCAATAGCGGCAAGCCACAGCGCGATATAATCGTAACGAGCTGTGGCATGTGTAAGTAG